GCCCTCAAGCCATCCCTCCCACATGAGGTTCCTTTATGAAACGATCTAATGCAGCAAAGAACACTATCCACCTCTGCTACAAGGGGAGGCTCAGAATATATAGTACCTGGTATAGATGGAGGTTCTCTGTACGGGTGTTTAGCCTCTAAAGTCTGTATGGTATTATCATTGTACGGAGCAACACCGGATGAACATAACACCTTCACTGCAGCTGTAAAGTGGCCATCGGCAACCTTTCGAAGGCACTGCCTAACATTGGTATTACTAACAGAACTCTCCTCAGGATTATCAACACCTCTTGGACCTAGAGACCCCACCGTAGGACtatcaaatatatttttaactaacaTAAAAATACCATCTTCTTTCCCCCATGTGGCTAAAGAATTCAGAATTGATCTTTGTTGCAATGCCTTCCTATTCCCAGACCTTCTTTCTTGCCTATTTTTTGGCCTGACCACTTGCAAAGTGCACCGAGGAAGAAGGAACAACCTAACCCACGCTTCAACGGATCTAGGTTGGGCAACCACTTTATAAAGAGCGGTTTTCAACGCCTGAGAGAAAACCAACCGACAGCTATGAGGGATGCTCTTTACGGTGACAATGGGTGCTTTAAAGACACGATCTAGTAGAACGGTATCCAACAAGAACGACTCATGAACGTTGGTCACGTGCGCCTTGGGAGAGGGCCTCGAAATCCCTATAATGTAGCTATCTATGTCATTATCACGATTGGTAAAACGGACAAGCCCATCGGGGTGATGGCATGCACGACTCAATGCATGTATACTCAAACACTTCCCACACATCCATTGGCCAAAAAACTTCAAAGTACCTTCTACGTTCTTGAACAGCCCATGGTCCGTAGAAATAGCCTCACGCAACGCACTTCTACGTTCATCACTAGAAAGGTGCAATCTCTTGAGATGAGAGATCAACCGAGAAATCCCCTTATTTCCCACTTCACCATCCGGGCAACAATGAAACATACGAAAAGGACATGGCCAGGAGCCACTCAAAGGCGTAGAAGGAGTTGTCATTAAGGCTAAATAAATCACGATTCAAGTTGAGACGAAATTTGGATgtaaaaaccaaaaattaaacACAGGCATTTCACCAAACAGTTGGAGGGCATCCATGAAAAAACGAGTTAGTGAGTGGTAAAGAGGTTCGATTTTGAATAGATAAAAAAGGTTTGCAAAGTAAAGTTAATGAATTAATGGAACGGAATTCAGAAGTTGAAAAACAAAAACGAATAATGGCTTTTAagttaagaaaaaaaaatgtatGTCGTAAAAGTATGCACCGCCCATtataacataaataaaataacaaataaaataacattgtttttaCCTGGCTAGTATCTTTTCCCAGCCAAAAATGTATGTCGTAAAAGTATGCACCGCCCTTATCGGAAGTAGTCTGTACAAACACATTAGAAAAGATGTAAACTCGAAAGTATTAAAATACGATGCACATAAGGGGAAACTAAGAACAGTGTAAAACATCATTAGCACCTACAATACGATGTACGAATCACATCATTAGCACCTACAATACGATGTACGAATCACCAGCGTAGAATTTCCCATAATTAGACCCAGAGTACCAAGGAACCATATTCAAAAAAATTAGGGTGCGTCTGCTCCACCTTTAACTTCTTGATTTCTTCGACTGACAGAGGGTGGGTAAGAGCACATCTGATGATAACAAAGGCCAGTAATTAGAAAAGATGACAAATTAAATAATTAATCATACAATATATAAACCCGCTTACCCGCTTGATCTTTGCACAACAAAATTATCCATATATAGATCGATAAGCGTTGCCCATAACGACAATATTGGTGAAATTACATCTGAAGACTAAAAGATAAAACAGGAACCAAAGATAGTTGAATCATAACCTGATCACAGACATCAAGTACAGCAAAAAAGAATATGTACCTCTGCATATATGAGCCACTTAGAATGAGTTGGATA
The sequence above is drawn from the Helianthus annuus cultivar XRQ/B chromosome 12, HanXRQr2.0-SUNRISE, whole genome shotgun sequence genome and encodes:
- the LOC110894367 gene encoding uncharacterized protein LOC110894367 isoform X1, producing MTTPSTPLSGSWPCPFRMFHCCPDGEVGNKGISRLISHLKRLHLSSDERRSALREAISTDHGLFKNVEGTLKFFGQWMCGKCLSIHALSRACHHPDGLVRFTNRDNDIDSYIIGISRPSPKAHVTNVHESFLLDTVLLDRVFKAPIVTVKSIPHSCRLVFSQALKTALYKVVAQPRSVEAWVRLFLLPRCTLQVVRPKNRQERRSGNRKALQQRSILNSLATWGKEDGIFMLVKNIFDSPTVGSLGPRGVDNPEESSVSNTNVRQCLRKVADGHFTAAVKVLCSSGVAPYNDNTIQTLEAKHPYREPPSIPGTIYSEPPLVAEVDSVLCCIRSFHKGTSCGRDGLRAQHILDAFCGEGSAIATDLLCAITAVVNLWLGEMSIVFGRVCRVCSAYTAFKTRQ